A portion of the Luteolibacter sp. Y139 genome contains these proteins:
- a CDS encoding SbcC/MukB-like Walker B domain-containing protein, with amino-acid sequence MRVHLSRIIAINWYGYRDFIDVSGLTLITGANGSGKSALLDLLQFVMLGESLSRFNKAAAGAGSGRTLRGYCLCDTNTVGKDGQERFLRPSGVTLAALEFAWPAASGEDEPRRETWGARIEYEGPTAKPRTLWFCIPQRLQKEDFLAPQLLDDAMAFLSEEEFRVHVRRDLEGDVWDRQASYLEEMASRSHLGFDRTQMNKTLPNSMAFQPVESFEKFIRDYLLEPGLPDVKAVRASVDAHRRAKDRLDTMHDQHQRLVRICDQHAAYLAASREAALFGHLRDALIHEEKREVLEARQTKLDQLRRQNEEQRADYEAAIAERNELQQQLDAVRLVAGNDAQIAHLAQGRTRREEVGKEIELLREAAKTARQFLHDKTQHWKNWLKHAEELGLEEPEQAAGWIKEMQGADEAPALDAASRMARIYRILESDGEERLRPIEEKLREQETRESRLKRELDDIAMKGSNLSSPLLDALRSRGQKAAALGRVIEVKPDAEPWWPLLETLVGPNRSAVLAEDFTAAWDQAQRLGHIDEPLVNTTELGKPAKTKAGSVAAMFDTSHEAARAFLDHLYGDLVAVDKAKQLDKHPRALSKDGWLKDPPLRLHLTPSKEFTIGEEGLRRLRTLREEELEGVREELSHLNRSRDDWKTWLHRGKQWKLDEADAPAGTSGLRDLPRLKKEAQGLDETIRLLATPEREATVEKLRVLDRTFQGVIERTGRLNGSLSKFEQQEREQLDGLATSKEEEQATLHERRLSREKLVGIRDAEIDAQIESAREQFPKWQHRIDAVREFADMQRRGSEKARDTRDLERNALAEKHPDTAEFFDAADDENARYDARRRELEEHELERYRIEAEDAQKQWEDRLQHQVLDVLKEKLDEAERTKRELNKAMDHVIGGMRYQLSMRADRTHSAIWTLVDKGLNPSLELFAAGGKEDIEKAKQALMLAIENTEDPRHQKALDYRYYHHWDIQATPAGKGEGSAISLNKSAKKQSGGENQAPFFVAMLAAFQRVYDLGKKDHRRNLGLVVMDEAFSKLSGDRIDACLALARNFGLQLVMAFPEDRLPTMIQHAQTVVQAKVERAYDDQSGTVTSIRNWCVRVDRKRLIEALS; translated from the coding sequence ATGCGTGTTCACCTCAGTCGCATCATCGCCATCAATTGGTATGGCTACCGGGACTTCATCGACGTCTCCGGCCTCACCCTGATCACCGGCGCGAATGGCTCGGGCAAGAGCGCCCTGCTCGACCTGCTGCAGTTCGTGATGCTCGGTGAATCGCTCAGCCGCTTCAACAAAGCCGCCGCCGGTGCCGGCAGCGGACGCACCCTGCGCGGCTATTGCCTCTGCGATACCAATACCGTCGGCAAGGACGGCCAGGAGCGCTTCCTCCGCCCCAGCGGCGTGACCTTGGCTGCTTTGGAATTCGCATGGCCCGCCGCCTCCGGCGAAGATGAACCCCGCCGCGAGACGTGGGGCGCACGCATCGAATACGAAGGCCCCACCGCCAAGCCACGCACGCTCTGGTTCTGCATCCCGCAGCGCTTGCAAAAGGAAGACTTCCTCGCCCCGCAGCTGTTAGACGATGCGATGGCCTTCCTCTCGGAGGAAGAATTCCGCGTCCACGTCCGCCGCGATCTGGAAGGCGACGTCTGGGATCGCCAGGCAAGCTACCTGGAAGAGATGGCCTCTCGCAGCCACCTCGGCTTTGACCGCACCCAGATGAACAAGACCCTTCCGAACTCGATGGCCTTCCAGCCGGTCGAGAGCTTCGAGAAGTTCATCCGCGACTATCTGTTAGAGCCCGGCCTCCCGGACGTGAAGGCAGTCCGTGCCAGCGTCGATGCCCATCGTCGCGCCAAGGACCGCCTCGATACGATGCACGATCAGCATCAGCGCCTCGTCCGCATCTGCGACCAGCACGCCGCCTACCTCGCCGCCTCGCGCGAGGCCGCCCTCTTCGGCCACTTGCGCGATGCCTTGATCCACGAGGAAAAGCGCGAGGTGCTGGAAGCCCGCCAAACCAAGCTCGATCAACTGCGCCGCCAGAACGAAGAGCAGCGCGCCGACTACGAAGCCGCCATCGCCGAGCGCAATGAACTCCAGCAGCAGCTCGATGCCGTGCGCCTCGTCGCCGGCAATGACGCGCAGATCGCCCACCTCGCCCAAGGCCGCACCCGCCGTGAGGAAGTCGGCAAGGAAATCGAACTGCTCCGCGAAGCCGCCAAGACCGCCCGCCAATTCCTTCACGACAAGACCCAGCACTGGAAAAACTGGCTCAAGCACGCCGAGGAACTCGGCCTCGAAGAGCCCGAGCAAGCCGCCGGCTGGATCAAGGAAATGCAAGGCGCGGACGAAGCCCCCGCCCTCGATGCCGCCTCCCGCATGGCCCGCATCTACCGCATCCTCGAAAGCGACGGCGAAGAACGCCTCCGCCCGATCGAGGAAAAGCTCAGGGAACAGGAAACCCGCGAATCACGCCTCAAGCGCGAGCTCGATGACATCGCGATGAAAGGCAGCAACCTTTCCTCTCCCCTGCTAGATGCCCTGCGCTCGCGCGGCCAAAAAGCCGCAGCCCTCGGCCGCGTGATCGAGGTAAAGCCCGATGCCGAACCCTGGTGGCCGCTGTTAGAGACACTCGTCGGACCAAACCGCAGCGCCGTCCTCGCCGAGGACTTCACCGCCGCATGGGATCAAGCCCAGCGCCTGGGCCACATCGACGAACCACTCGTCAATACCACCGAACTCGGCAAGCCCGCCAAGACCAAGGCCGGCAGCGTCGCCGCCATGTTCGACACCTCGCACGAAGCCGCGAGAGCATTCCTCGATCACCTCTACGGCGACCTCGTCGCCGTGGACAAGGCCAAGCAACTCGACAAGCACCCGCGCGCGCTGTCGAAGGACGGTTGGCTCAAGGACCCACCGCTACGCCTTCACCTCACGCCATCCAAGGAATTCACCATCGGCGAGGAAGGCCTGCGCCGCCTCCGCACCTTGCGCGAAGAAGAACTGGAAGGCGTCCGCGAGGAACTCTCCCACCTCAACCGCTCCCGCGACGACTGGAAGACATGGCTCCACCGCGGCAAGCAATGGAAGCTCGATGAAGCCGACGCACCAGCCGGCACCTCCGGTCTCCGCGACCTGCCTCGCTTGAAGAAGGAAGCCCAAGGCCTCGATGAAACCATCCGCCTTCTCGCCACCCCCGAGCGCGAAGCCACCGTCGAAAAACTCCGCGTGCTCGACCGTACCTTCCAAGGCGTCATCGAACGCACCGGCCGCCTGAATGGCTCGCTCTCCAAGTTCGAGCAGCAGGAGCGCGAGCAGTTGGATGGCCTCGCCACTTCCAAGGAAGAAGAGCAAGCCACCCTTCACGAACGCCGCCTCAGCCGCGAAAAGCTCGTCGGCATCCGCGACGCGGAAATCGACGCCCAGATCGAATCCGCCCGCGAGCAGTTTCCGAAATGGCAGCATCGCATCGATGCCGTCCGCGAGTTCGCCGACATGCAGCGCCGTGGCTCGGAGAAAGCCCGCGACACTCGCGACCTCGAGCGCAATGCCCTCGCCGAGAAGCATCCCGACACCGCCGAGTTCTTCGACGCCGCGGACGACGAAAACGCCCGCTATGACGCCCGCCGCCGCGAACTCGAAGAACACGAACTCGAGCGCTACCGCATCGAAGCCGAAGACGCCCAGAAGCAGTGGGAAGACCGCCTGCAACACCAGGTGTTAGACGTGCTGAAGGAGAAGCTCGACGAAGCCGAGCGCACCAAGCGCGAGCTGAACAAGGCCATGGACCACGTCATCGGCGGCATGCGCTACCAGCTTTCGATGCGCGCCGATCGCACCCACAGCGCCATCTGGACCCTCGTCGACAAGGGCCTCAATCCCTCGCTGGAACTCTTCGCCGCCGGCGGCAAGGAAGACATCGAAAAGGCCAAGCAGGCCCTCATGCTCGCCATCGAAAACACCGAAGACCCGCGCCACCAGAAGGCGCTCGACTACCGCTACTATCACCACTGGGACATCCAGGCCACTCCCGCCGGCAAAGGCGAAGGCTCGGCCATCTCTCTCAACAAGAGCGCAAAGAAACAAAGCGGTGGTGAAAACCAGGCACCCTTCTTCGTCGCCATGCTCGCCGCCTTCCAGCGCGTCTATGATCTCGGCAAGAAGGACCATCGCCGCAACCTCGGCCTCGTCGTCATGGACGAAGCCTTCTCGAAGCTCTCCGGCGACCGCATCGACGCCTGTCTCGCCCTCGCCCGCAACTTCGGCCTCCAGCTCGTCATGGCCTTCCCCGAAGACCGCCTCCCCACCATGATCCAGCACGCCCAGACCGTCGTGCAGGCCAAGGTCGAACGCGCCTATGACGATCAATCCGGCACCGTCACCAGCATCCGCAACTGGTGCGTCCGCGTCGACCGCAAGCGCCTCATCGAAGCGCTCTCATAG